In Candidatus Binatia bacterium, a genomic segment contains:
- a CDS encoding orotate phosphoribosyltransferase, with translation MSEVANRIGEMLLQTEAIAFYKERPFVFVSGRISPVYIDCRRLLSFPDVREEIITEMAKKAETEIGLSKIDVVAGGETAGIPYAAFVSQKLKKPMIYIRKQPKGYGGTKQIEGILEENQRVLLVEDLITDGMSKLRFNIGIRAAGSKITHCLCVFEYGSDNLNLHEGKKALAEHGIELHTLANWDHVLSAGLGKKYFSEEAGKQILDFLKDPENWGRKMGFV, from the coding sequence ATGAGCGAAGTTGCCAACCGAATCGGCGAAATGCTTCTTCAGACCGAGGCGATCGCGTTCTACAAGGAGCGGCCATTCGTCTTTGTATCGGGCCGCATCTCGCCCGTCTACATTGACTGCAGGCGGCTCCTTTCTTTCCCCGATGTGCGTGAGGAGATCATCACGGAGATGGCGAAAAAGGCCGAGACGGAAATCGGCCTGAGTAAGATCGACGTCGTCGCGGGCGGCGAGACGGCGGGCATCCCGTACGCCGCGTTCGTCTCGCAGAAGCTCAAGAAGCCGATGATCTACATCCGCAAGCAGCCCAAAGGATACGGCGGCACCAAGCAGATCGAAGGCATCCTCGAAGAGAACCAGCGCGTGCTTTTGGTCGAAGACCTCATCACCGACGGCATGAGCAAGCTCCGCTTCAACATCGGCATCCGGGCCGCGGGCTCGAAGATCACCCACTGCCTCTGTGTCTTCGAGTACGGCTCCGACAATCTCAATCTCCACGAAGGAAAGAAAGCTCTCGCCGAGCACGGCATCGAGCTTCACACGCTCGCCAACTGGGACCACGTTCTCAGCGCCGGCCTCGGCAAAAAATATTTCAGCGAAGAGGCCGGCAAGCAGATCCTCGATTTTCTAAAGGACCCGGAGAACTGGGGACGGAAGATGGGGTTCGTATAG
- a CDS encoding extracellular solute-binding protein — MRNRLSLLVSFLALPIYFLSTGMAAEPEEVWRDLAKSSSQERQKLMLSKAKAEGEVAWYTTLNADLTEPLKENFERHYPGIQVKIWRGRGEGVAQRLSTEARAGKYNVDVVSAANEYLAALMKADLIGRYNSPERNFYSGDHKDREGYWTSVTDVFAVIAYNTRLVSKVGSPKTYEDFLDPRWKGHFAIDSTPDRAVMGWIKAWGTEKTEKFLQALIKNGAVVRSGHLLTTQLLCAGEFHAAIELYVFQIIGLKQKGCPIEMVFPNPTPGAVAPLGVARRAPHPYAAALLVDYLLSEGSQRILVEKKLHSGRVGMKIEHPDFDLENLQQRGVRVVLLNPLDVEQLGKPYLDLRTRHLLNR, encoded by the coding sequence ATGAGGAACCGCCTTTCATTGCTGGTCTCGTTCCTTGCCTTGCCCATCTATTTTCTTTCTACCGGCATGGCCGCCGAGCCTGAGGAGGTCTGGAGGGATCTCGCCAAGTCATCCAGCCAGGAGCGGCAGAAGCTCATGCTGTCGAAGGCCAAAGCGGAGGGCGAGGTGGCTTGGTACACAACCCTCAACGCAGATCTCACCGAACCGTTAAAGGAGAATTTTGAACGGCACTATCCAGGCATCCAAGTTAAAATCTGGCGTGGGAGGGGCGAGGGGGTAGCGCAGCGCCTTTCAACCGAGGCGAGAGCCGGAAAATACAACGTGGACGTTGTCTCCGCGGCAAACGAATATCTAGCTGCTCTCATGAAAGCCGACCTGATCGGACGGTATAACTCACCGGAGAGAAATTTCTACTCAGGCGATCATAAAGATCGAGAAGGTTATTGGACCTCGGTCACTGATGTTTTCGCAGTCATCGCCTACAACACGCGCCTCGTCTCGAAAGTCGGGTCTCCCAAGACATATGAGGATTTCCTCGACCCAAGATGGAAAGGGCACTTCGCCATTGACTCGACGCCTGATCGTGCCGTCATGGGATGGATTAAGGCTTGGGGAACTGAAAAGACGGAGAAGTTTTTGCAGGCGTTAATCAAAAACGGCGCGGTAGTTCGCAGCGGCCATTTGCTTACAACTCAGCTCCTCTGTGCCGGTGAGTTTCACGCCGCAATTGAACTTTACGTCTTCCAGATCATCGGTTTGAAGCAAAAGGGATGTCCTATCGAAATGGTCTTTCCCAACCCAACACCCGGTGCTGTGGCGCCTCTGGGCGTCGCAAGGCGTGCTCCACATCCTTACGCGGCGGCCCTACTGGTTGACTATCTGCTTTCCGAAGGCAGCCAGAGAATATTGGTCGAGAAAAAGCTTCATTCCGGGCGAGTTGGGATGAAGATAGAGCATCCCGACTTCGACCTCGAAAATCTGCAGCAGAGAGGTGTTCGCGTTGTTCTCTTAAACCCACTTGACGTTGAACAGCTAGGAAAACCGTACCTCGATTTGCGAACCCGCCACTTGTTAAACCGCTGA
- a CDS encoding LysR family transcriptional regulator — translation MTLYQLEAFALVAKLQSFTEAAKELGVGQPSISAMVIQLQKELGIKLFEKLGIKSHLTEAGKRLLQRAQTILALVQEIKDEMEELRGLKKGKISVGSSGFGTSLILQAVEKFKEEYPGIDVNLTFQASETLHQKLLNGELDVALLGRHIESPLTVAEPYRDEEMVFISPPKHPLAMKRSVPLTVLAKESFISYEKSAPVIKLIEEKFATKGIAFKPRVEISLAMGTRDAIKNAVSRGLGISILTKCHILSDVKAGRLKILNVPEWKVKRTLYITFHKRRRDSSWVRLFVDFLKGYKSD, via the coding sequence ATGACCCTGTATCAGCTCGAAGCCTTCGCCCTGGTCGCAAAGCTACAGAGCTTCACAGAGGCTGCCAAAGAACTGGGTGTAGGTCAGCCGTCCATTTCAGCCATGGTCATCCAGCTACAGAAAGAGCTTGGGATCAAGCTTTTCGAGAAACTCGGTATTAAGAGTCACCTTACCGAGGCAGGAAAGAGGCTTCTCCAGAGAGCACAAACCATACTGGCGCTTGTCCAGGAAATCAAAGACGAGATGGAAGAACTCAGGGGCTTAAAAAAGGGGAAAATCTCCGTCGGCAGTTCAGGGTTTGGCACGAGCTTGATCTTGCAGGCTGTGGAGAAGTTTAAGGAAGAATATCCGGGGATCGATGTCAATCTGACGTTTCAAGCAAGTGAAACGTTGCACCAAAAACTTCTCAACGGCGAACTCGACGTCGCTCTGCTTGGCAGACACATCGAGTCTCCATTGACCGTCGCCGAGCCTTATCGTGACGAGGAGATGGTATTTATTAGCCCGCCCAAACATCCTCTAGCCATGAAGCGCTCAGTACCGCTAACAGTCTTAGCAAAGGAGTCGTTTATTAGCTACGAGAAAAGTGCCCCGGTAATAAAACTGATCGAGGAAAAATTTGCAACGAAAGGAATTGCTTTTAAACCCCGCGTAGAGATAAGTCTGGCAATGGGGACTAGAGATGCCATAAAGAATGCGGTATCAAGGGGACTTGGCATCAGCATACTCACCAAGTGCCACATTCTCAGCGATGTAAAAGCAGGTCGCCTCAAGATCTTGAATGTTCCAGAATGGAAGGTCAAACGTACCCTGTATATTACCTTTCACAAACGTCGAAGGGATTCCTCTTGGGTTCGGCTATTTGTTGACTTCCTGAAAGGTTACAAAAGCGATTGA
- a CDS encoding M20 family metallo-hydrolase, whose amino-acid sequence MKSTAAKREIPTRGLAINKDRLLGDLNAISRIGLGDHGSVTRLVFSVQELRSRQLLIHLMTQAGLKVHVDRIGNIFGRLAGGSGKAAVLAGSHLDSVMHGGKFDGPVGVVGALEAVRTLKENRVALPCPMEVVCFVGEESSRFGFSTLGSSLVAGQVRMKDLTNAIDARGTKLEDVLASMGIYRDNLPALKRDPGSVKAYLELHIEQGPVLEAKKKKIGLVTAIAAPTRLRAVFTGQADHSGTTPMEMRKDALVAAAQLITYIEQVARKHSAVEKGRVVGTVGALKIEPGVINAIPGKTELSIDIRSISAKAKERVARLVEKRAREIAAKRNIAVEILPIRSEEPVPLDEKLLSLIQEICEGKKIPYEIMPSGAGHDAMQMAKIAPAGMIFIPSKKGISHSPLEWTDPEDICLGAQILLETMVGVAHEES is encoded by the coding sequence ATGAAGTCGACTGCCGCCAAGCGCGAGATTCCGACGCGCGGCCTCGCTATCAACAAAGATCGTCTGCTCGGCGATCTCAACGCCATCTCCCGGATCGGTCTCGGCGATCATGGTTCGGTGACGCGCCTGGTTTTTTCGGTGCAAGAGTTGAGGAGCCGGCAGCTCCTGATCCATTTGATGACCCAGGCCGGGCTCAAAGTCCACGTCGATCGGATCGGAAATATTTTCGGCCGGCTCGCCGGCGGCAGCGGCAAGGCCGCGGTGCTGGCGGGCTCGCACCTCGACAGCGTCATGCACGGCGGCAAGTTCGACGGTCCGGTCGGCGTCGTCGGCGCCCTGGAGGCGGTCAGAACGCTGAAGGAAAATAGAGTCGCTCTACCCTGCCCGATGGAAGTCGTCTGCTTCGTCGGCGAAGAATCGTCCCGCTTCGGCTTCTCGACTCTAGGCAGCAGTCTCGTTGCCGGTCAGGTGCGCATGAAGGACCTCACTAATGCGATAGACGCCCGCGGCACCAAACTGGAAGATGTTCTCGCGAGCATGGGCATTTATCGCGACAACCTCCCGGCGCTCAAGCGCGATCCCGGATCGGTGAAGGCCTATCTGGAGCTGCACATCGAACAAGGGCCGGTGCTCGAAGCGAAAAAGAAAAAGATCGGCCTGGTCACTGCGATCGCCGCGCCGACCCGCCTGCGCGCGGTTTTCACCGGACAGGCGGACCACTCCGGCACGACGCCGATGGAGATGAGAAAAGACGCGCTCGTCGCCGCGGCGCAGCTCATCACTTATATCGAACAGGTTGCGAGAAAGCATTCCGCGGTGGAAAAAGGACGCGTCGTCGGCACCGTCGGCGCGCTGAAGATCGAGCCCGGCGTCATCAACGCGATTCCCGGCAAGACGGAGCTGTCGATCGACATCCGCAGCATCTCCGCCAAGGCGAAGGAGCGCGTCGCCCGCCTGGTCGAAAAGCGCGCGCGGGAGATCGCGGCGAAAAGAAATATCGCCGTGGAGATCCTGCCGATCCGCTCCGAGGAGCCGGTGCCGCTGGATGAAAAGTTGCTTTCGCTGATACAAGAGATCTGCGAGGGGAAAAAGATTCCTTACGAGATCATGCCGTCGGGCGCGGGCCACGATGCGATGCAGATGGCCAAGATCGCCCCCGCGGGCATGATCTTCATACCGAGCAAGAAAGGCATCAGCCACAGCCCGCTGGAGTGGACCGACCCGGAGGATATCTGCCTGGGAGCGCAAATTCTCCTGGAGACGATGGTGGGCGTCGCCCATGAAGAAAGCTGA
- the pyrR gene encoding bifunctional pyr operon transcriptional regulator/uracil phosphoribosyltransferase PyrR, whose translation MKKAERKSARILNGREIKKHLERFCRELSRREDSGQLAFIGIRTRGIHLARRLGEMMKKTGGKEIPLGEMDITLYRDDLNTLLPDGKVDHTRIPFDINNKTIILVDDVLHTGRTTRAAMDHLIDLGRPKAIHLAVLIDRGGRELPITADYVGEKIAVPAGGDVKVRLKEVDRIDEVVISR comes from the coding sequence ATGAAGAAAGCTGAAAGAAAAAGCGCCCGCATTTTGAACGGGCGGGAAATCAAAAAGCATCTCGAGCGCTTCTGCCGCGAGCTTTCGAGGCGCGAGGATTCCGGTCAGCTCGCCTTCATCGGCATACGCACCCGCGGCATCCATCTCGCCAGGCGGCTCGGCGAGATGATGAAAAAAACCGGAGGAAAGGAAATTCCTCTCGGCGAAATGGACATCACGCTCTATCGCGACGATCTCAACACGCTGCTTCCCGACGGGAAAGTGGACCACACGCGGATTCCGTTCGACATCAACAACAAAACGATCATTCTGGTGGACGACGTGCTGCACACCGGCAGGACTACCCGCGCCGCGATGGATCATTTGATCGATCTCGGCCGGCCGAAAGCCATTCACCTCGCGGTGCTGATCGACCGCGGCGGGCGCGAGCTGCCGATCACGGCCGACTACGTGGGCGAGAAGATCGCCGTTCCCGCTGGCGGGGATGTCAAGGTCCGGCTCAAGGAAGTGGATAGGATAGACGAAGTGGTGATCAGCAGGTAA
- a CDS encoding tripartite tricarboxylate transporter substrate-binding protein, whose amino-acid sequence MIELRVRTGFLFSAWWYFLLVLALLLSPVVSHAASYYESKTVTIVVGYKSGGGYDRTARLLAKHLPKYIPGSPTVVVQNMDGSNSMIAANHIYSAAKPDGLTIGAFNRNLPIAQLIRVEGIRFDMTKYSWIGSAASETTVLTVRSDLPFKTFEDVRKSKQQVTVGSTGPGANNHDFPLLLEEFAGVNFKIVPGYSSSADVTHAIERKEIDAWAGSYSTVKPYIDRGLIRAVVRSRGPEPDVVKLPLDEDLATSAKGKAIMAIRSAPERIGRPFVAPPGTPAETMKILREAFAKVARDKELLDEAQKAKMVIDYVSAEECLKIVREVLNQPAGITQDLTKYIKFGE is encoded by the coding sequence ATGATCGAGTTGAGAGTAAGAACGGGATTTTTATTTTCGGCCTGGTGGTATTTCCTCTTGGTTCTCGCTTTGCTCCTGAGTCCCGTGGTTTCCCATGCCGCCTCTTATTACGAAAGCAAGACCGTTACGATCGTGGTGGGCTATAAATCCGGGGGAGGATACGATCGAACCGCACGGTTGCTCGCCAAGCATCTGCCCAAATATATCCCGGGAAGCCCCACGGTGGTCGTTCAGAACATGGACGGGTCGAACAGCATGATCGCAGCGAACCACATCTACAGCGCGGCTAAGCCGGACGGTTTGACCATCGGAGCCTTCAACCGCAACCTCCCGATCGCCCAGCTTATCCGCGTCGAAGGAATAAGATTTGACATGACGAAATACAGTTGGATCGGCAGCGCCGCGTCCGAGACCACCGTGCTGACCGTCCGCAGCGACTTGCCGTTCAAGACCTTCGAGGACGTGCGCAAGTCGAAGCAGCAGGTCACCGTGGGCTCGACCGGACCCGGCGCCAATAACCACGATTTTCCGTTGCTGCTGGAAGAGTTTGCCGGCGTTAATTTCAAGATCGTCCCCGGCTATTCCTCGAGCGCGGACGTGACCCACGCCATCGAGCGCAAAGAAATCGACGCCTGGGCCGGATCCTATTCGACGGTTAAACCCTACATCGACCGCGGCCTGATTCGGGCGGTGGTCCGCTCGCGGGGCCCGGAACCCGACGTGGTGAAATTGCCGCTGGACGAAGATCTCGCCACCAGCGCAAAGGGAAAGGCTATCATGGCGATCCGATCGGCGCCGGAAAGAATAGGAAGGCCGTTCGTAGCGCCTCCGGGGACGCCGGCCGAGACGATGAAGATCCTGCGCGAGGCATTCGCGAAAGTTGCGCGGGACAAGGAACTTTTGGATGAAGCCCAGAAGGCGAAGATGGTGATCGACTATGTGTCGGCGGAGGAATGTTTGAAGATCGTTCGCGAGGTTCTCAATCAGCCCGCCGGCATAACGCAGGACTTGACGAAATACATCAAATTCGGGGAATAG
- a CDS encoding methyl-accepting chemotaxis protein: protein MKAFHFLSRVTRVLPGTLRGKLTFWFLTLSLMPILAIGIFAYINSRASLESEIMQKLSAIADNKLFTLKGWIYIHRVDIVSLAQNNAIKDFLAPLSTAGSGAATAARMERAKILVESLQQTNPLYLDILVTDPEGKIILASSPTLNQTGKTLSEIGLPKMQTGRTFVSPVFVSTAGQQPVYLIVSPVTAEEKLAGFVALETDLSRMQALTEERSGLGETGEVMIVDRDYRMLTRSRFDVESPQLAKIPEVEPIQLAHQGKRGEAFFKDHRGLPVLGAFRPFSELDSVLVAKMDTSESLAPIARLRNTVIAIVGFTVLLLGGASLFLARSISRPIIAGAGFAQQVANGNLTATLPGQTTSEINLLAKSLNKMVEDLNQIVTRITDVVQNTSAAAMQISAALTEQDQTIASQAVSINEITTTINELAQSSMQVGKTAEEMAAQWREALQTTERGNLAIQKGIEEMNLLKSKTEGIALNILQLSEQIQKISTIVHTVSDIAEQTNMLALNAAIEAARAGEHGKGFSVVATEVRKLADQSQKAAGQIAAIIQEVQAAARSSIFAVEEGKKGVESGVEEVLHAGETLQTVTSTIKKTVESTQEITLATRQQALGVEQVSEGMRSIDQAMKETVAGSKHANTAASQLVHYGQSLQDLIRKFQVADGDFGTPIRERADASEMASIA from the coding sequence ATGAAAGCATTCCATTTCCTTTCCCGTGTGACAAGGGTCCTGCCCGGAACGCTTCGCGGCAAGCTGACCTTCTGGTTTCTCACCCTCTCGCTCATGCCGATCCTCGCAATCGGCATCTTCGCTTACATAAACAGCCGGGCGAGTCTTGAAAGCGAAATCATGCAAAAGCTCAGCGCGATCGCGGATAACAAGCTCTTCACGTTAAAAGGTTGGATATATATCCACCGCGTGGACATCGTGAGCCTGGCCCAGAACAACGCGATTAAAGATTTCCTCGCGCCGCTTTCCACCGCCGGTAGCGGGGCGGCGACGGCAGCCAGAATGGAGCGGGCAAAAATCCTCGTTGAATCGCTCCAGCAAACCAACCCCCTCTACCTCGACATTCTGGTGACCGACCCTGAAGGCAAGATCATTCTTGCGAGTTCGCCGACCCTGAACCAGACGGGCAAGACCCTCTCGGAGATCGGACTGCCAAAGATGCAAACCGGCCGTACCTTTGTGAGCCCCGTGTTTGTCTCTACCGCCGGGCAGCAGCCTGTGTACTTGATTGTGTCCCCCGTCACCGCTGAAGAAAAACTGGCGGGCTTTGTCGCCCTTGAGACCGACTTGAGCCGCATGCAGGCCCTCACGGAGGAGCGATCCGGCCTCGGGGAAACCGGCGAGGTCATGATCGTGGACCGGGATTACAGGATGCTTACCCGGTCGCGCTTCGACGTAGAATCGCCGCAGCTCGCGAAAATACCCGAAGTCGAGCCGATCCAGCTCGCGCATCAGGGAAAAAGGGGAGAAGCGTTCTTCAAGGACCACCGGGGACTGCCCGTTCTGGGCGCCTTTCGGCCGTTTTCCGAGTTGGACTCGGTCCTTGTCGCCAAAATGGATACGTCGGAAAGTCTCGCTCCGATCGCCCGTCTCCGCAACACGGTGATCGCCATCGTCGGTTTCACGGTGCTGCTCCTCGGCGGCGCTTCGCTCTTTCTCGCGCGTTCGATTTCCCGCCCCATCATTGCCGGAGCGGGATTCGCCCAGCAAGTGGCTAACGGCAACTTGACCGCCACGCTCCCGGGCCAAACGACATCGGAAATCAATCTCCTTGCCAAATCCCTGAATAAAATGGTCGAAGACCTGAATCAGATCGTCACGCGCATCACGGATGTGGTGCAGAACACCAGCGCCGCGGCGATGCAGATCTCCGCCGCCCTGACCGAACAGGACCAAACCATCGCTTCCCAGGCCGTTTCGATCAATGAGATCACGACGACCATCAACGAGCTCGCACAGTCATCGATGCAAGTCGGAAAAACCGCTGAGGAGATGGCCGCTCAGTGGAGAGAGGCGCTGCAGACGACCGAGCGCGGAAATCTCGCGATCCAGAAGGGGATCGAGGAAATGAACCTCCTCAAATCCAAGACCGAGGGAATCGCGCTCAATATTTTGCAACTGAGCGAGCAGATCCAAAAGATTAGCACGATCGTGCACACGGTTTCCGACATCGCCGAGCAGACCAACATGCTCGCGCTCAACGCCGCGATCGAGGCTGCGCGCGCCGGAGAGCATGGAAAAGGATTTTCGGTCGTCGCCACCGAGGTACGCAAGCTAGCTGACCAGAGTCAGAAGGCCGCCGGGCAGATCGCGGCTATCATCCAGGAGGTCCAAGCGGCCGCTCGCAGCTCGATCTTCGCGGTCGAGGAGGGAAAGAAAGGAGTGGAGAGCGGCGTCGAAGAGGTGCTGCACGCGGGCGAGACCCTGCAAACTGTGACCTCGACGATCAAGAAAACGGTTGAATCGACTCAGGAGATCACGCTGGCGACACGGCAACAGGCGCTCGGCGTCGAACAGGTCTCCGAAGGGATGCGGAGCATCGATCAGGCAATGAAGGAAACGGTTGCGGGATCGAAGCATGCGAACACGGCCGCCTCGCAGCTTGTTCATTATGGCCAATCGCTCCAGGACCTCATCCGGAAGTTCCAGGTTGCGGACGGAGACTTCGGGACCCCGATCCGGGAGCGCGCCGATGCGAGCGAGATGGCAAGTATCGCTTAA
- a CDS encoding PrpF domain-containing protein: MKIPCAIYRGGTSKPIFFLEKDLPRDPKERDQVVLASFGSPDMRQIDGLGGADPLTSKVAYIGPPAVPGTDINYTFGYVGIASPVIDYTGNCGNTSAAVGPFALLRGLIDAKEPITKVRIYNTNTKKIIVAEFPVRGGEFQSEGDFRIDGVPGSGSKILLGFLDSGGSVTGKLLPTGKVKEEIQFPTVGKLTVSMVDAANPFVFVRAADLGLPDDATLDEVAGNDPLLKKCEEIRSVVAEIMGISKKDDATQKSPGVPKIAVVSPPTSYQTPKGKVEAREVDVIARMTALQKLHKAYAVTGAVCLGAAAKIEGTIVHEIYRRVQPNNPPAVRIGHPSGTIQVEIETAKNNGGLTLSKAALARTARLLMDGHVYLP, encoded by the coding sequence ATGAAAATTCCCTGCGCGATTTATCGCGGCGGCACGAGCAAGCCGATTTTTTTCCTGGAAAAAGACCTGCCGCGCGACCCTAAAGAAAGAGATCAAGTGGTGCTCGCCTCCTTCGGCAGCCCGGACATGCGACAGATCGACGGACTGGGCGGCGCCGATCCGCTGACGAGCAAGGTCGCCTATATCGGTCCACCCGCCGTGCCAGGGACCGATATCAACTATACCTTCGGTTACGTCGGCATCGCGTCTCCGGTGATCGACTACACCGGGAACTGCGGCAATACCTCCGCCGCCGTCGGGCCGTTCGCGCTGCTGCGCGGGTTGATCGACGCTAAAGAGCCGATCACCAAGGTCCGCATCTACAACACCAACACCAAAAAGATCATCGTGGCCGAATTTCCGGTGCGAGGCGGAGAATTCCAGAGCGAGGGCGATTTCCGCATCGACGGCGTTCCCGGCAGCGGGTCGAAGATCCTGCTCGGCTTTCTCGACTCCGGCGGTTCGGTGACCGGCAAGCTCCTGCCGACGGGAAAAGTCAAAGAGGAAATTCAGTTTCCCACGGTCGGCAAGCTGACGGTATCTATGGTGGACGCGGCCAACCCGTTCGTGTTTGTTCGCGCGGCGGATTTAGGTCTCCCAGACGACGCCACGCTTGACGAAGTCGCCGGCAACGATCCGCTGCTCAAAAAATGCGAGGAGATCCGCTCGGTCGTGGCCGAGATCATGGGCATCTCTAAAAAAGACGACGCGACGCAAAAAAGTCCCGGCGTGCCAAAGATCGCTGTCGTCTCCCCGCCCACGAGCTACCAAACGCCGAAGGGCAAAGTGGAAGCGCGCGAGGTCGACGTGATCGCGCGCATGACCGCGCTACAAAAGCTGCACAAGGCCTACGCCGTCACCGGCGCGGTCTGTCTCGGCGCGGCGGCCAAGATCGAAGGAACGATAGTTCACGAAATTTACCGCCGAGTCCAGCCCAATAATCCGCCCGCAGTGAGGATCGGACATCCCTCCGGCACGATTCAAGTCGAGATCGAGACCGCGAAGAATAACGGCGGGCTCACGCTTTCCAAAGCCGCGCTGGCGCGCACCGCCCGCCTGCTCATGGACGGCCACGTCTACCTGCCGTAG
- a CDS encoding HAMP domain-containing sensor histidine kinase, producing MLFAENRGFAVRKRNSILIPLFLVTTICGLVISLTDHGSNSAGLALKNFLKSILWVPLTNFFALRTDSLTLLWNVLEDNQTLIVYGGLGFFGVLMIGLVARSLLKSPKDKIEASLLKALIQEKEKAEQTAKTKAEFLTQVSHELRTPLAVIIGYVDCLIDGIYGDVEGKPKDILGRISKQSSDLKNMIDQILLFSRLEAGRHQPRIETVALGKMVGELKETFGFLARQKGLEMTWPLGAEIPELQTDPETLKEVLSNLLGNALKYTERGSIYFRAQYVLATDSVAFEVTDTGIGIAPAALDTIFDPFVRAHKESGYQAPNGLGGIGMGLAIVKKHVEQLHGAITVESRLQQGTSFKVVLPRIFVEQQKQPSKKSSRLLTLLRRTGDHSKPDTGTESPENSDQKKSA from the coding sequence ATGCTTTTTGCTGAAAATCGAGGATTTGCCGTGCGTAAGCGCAATTCAATTCTGATCCCGTTGTTTCTGGTCACCACAATTTGCGGCCTGGTGATCTCCTTGACGGATCACGGTTCCAACTCCGCCGGGCTCGCGCTTAAAAATTTCTTGAAGTCGATTCTCTGGGTACCGCTGACAAACTTTTTTGCGCTTCGAACCGACAGCTTGACCCTTTTGTGGAACGTTCTGGAGGACAACCAAACGCTGATTGTTTACGGCGGGCTGGGGTTCTTCGGTGTCCTCATGATCGGCTTGGTAGCCCGTTCTCTTTTGAAATCTCCGAAAGACAAAATCGAGGCGTCGCTCTTGAAGGCGCTGATTCAGGAAAAAGAAAAAGCCGAACAAACGGCGAAAACAAAGGCTGAATTTCTGACCCAAGTATCGCACGAGCTGCGCACGCCGCTGGCCGTCATTATAGGATACGTCGACTGCTTGATAGACGGCATTTACGGCGATGTCGAAGGCAAGCCCAAAGACATTCTTGGAAGAATTTCCAAGCAATCGAGCGACCTTAAGAATATGATCGATCAGATTTTGCTTTTCTCCCGCTTGGAGGCGGGGAGGCATCAACCGAGGATTGAAACTGTCGCGCTCGGTAAGATGGTCGGCGAACTCAAGGAAACGTTCGGTTTTCTTGCTCGCCAAAAGGGCCTCGAAATGACTTGGCCGCTCGGCGCGGAGATTCCAGAATTACAGACCGATCCTGAAACCTTGAAGGAGGTGCTCAGCAACCTGCTGGGGAACGCTTTGAAATATACCGAGCGGGGATCGATTTATTTTCGCGCCCAATATGTTCTGGCCACGGATTCAGTTGCGTTTGAAGTTACCGATACCGGCATCGGGATTGCGCCGGCGGCGTTGGACACGATTTTCGATCCGTTCGTTCGGGCGCACAAGGAATCGGGATATCAAGCTCCGAATGGCTTGGGTGGAATAGGGATGGGTTTGGCGATCGTAAAGAAACACGTGGAGCAGCTCCATGGGGCGATCACCGTTGAAAGCCGGCTTCAACAGGGCACCTCGTTTAAAGTGGTCTTACCGAGGATATTCGTGGAACAGCAAAAACAGCCTAGCAAAAAATCTTCCCGGCTGTTGACGCTCCTGCGGCGTACCGGAGACCATAGTAAACCGGATACAGGAACGGAATCACCCGAGAATTCTGATCAGAAAAAATCAGCGTAG
- a CDS encoding Flp family type IVb pilin, which translates to MELLKRFFVEEKAQGMTEYALILGLIVLGVWVAVSGLGLGDAITGIFTNVTTTVTGCC; encoded by the coding sequence ATGGAGCTTCTAAAGAGGTTTTTTGTTGAAGAGAAAGCGCAGGGCATGACCGAGTACGCTTTGATCCTCGGCCTCATCGTTCTTGGCGTCTGGGTGGCCGTGTCCGGCTTGGGTCTCGGCGATGCGATCACCGGGATTTTCACCAACGTGACTACAACGGTAACCGGGTGTTGCTAA
- a CDS encoding prepilin peptidase: MNLLLNESLIFNFFVLLFTGSSMSFDVTQRRIPNWLNLAGIGGGMVLNLWKGAPQFFDSLLGCGAGVGILLIPFAFGWLGAGDVKFFGAVGAIFGLSWIPRLFFYSSVLGLASALISCAATRGIVKQLFKGTLTIPYGVSIGLGALIAFYLDSQGKWAGF; the protein is encoded by the coding sequence ATGAATTTATTGCTGAACGAAAGCTTGATCTTTAATTTTTTCGTTCTGCTGTTTACCGGGTCTTCAATGAGCTTTGATGTGACACAGAGACGAATTCCCAACTGGCTGAACCTCGCCGGAATCGGGGGTGGAATGGTGCTCAATCTTTGGAAGGGAGCGCCGCAGTTTTTTGACAGCCTTTTGGGCTGCGGCGCGGGAGTGGGGATTCTCTTGATCCCCTTCGCGTTCGGCTGGCTCGGCGCCGGCGACGTAAAATTCTTTGGAGCCGTAGGAGCCATCTTCGGGCTGAGCTGGATCCCACGGCTCTTCTTCTACTCTTCTGTCCTTGGCTTGGCATCGGCATTGATCTCATGCGCCGCGACCCGAGGAATCGTGAAGCAACTTTTTAAGGGGACGCTTACGATACCTTATGGCGTCTCCATCGGATTGGGAGCGTTGATCGCATTTTATCTGGACTCGCAGGGAAAGTGGGCCGGCTTCTAA